One segment of Trachemys scripta elegans isolate TJP31775 chromosome 1, CAS_Tse_1.0, whole genome shotgun sequence DNA contains the following:
- the WDR3 gene encoding WD repeat-containing protein 3 isoform X1 codes for MGLTKQYLRYTASALFGVIASQKGNIVYVTLRGEKGRYVAVPACEHVFIWDTRKGEKVLILQGLKQEVTSLCPSPDGLHLAVGYEDGSIRVFSLLSGEGNVTFNGHKAAVMTLQYDQLGGRLVSGSKDTDVIVWDVINESGLYRLRGHKDAVTQALFLREKNLLVTSGKDTFVKWWDLDTQHCFKTLVGHRTEVWGLAFVSQEKRLITGAADSELRVWNITYIQEQATDPNEPESKKSKESLAKAEKTSEVDEISDLDETPEERLLRCNKAGSIMREGRDRVVTLATDRTGRILACHGTDSVLEVFCVLTEDEICKKKEKKMRKAKKKAKPKSEEEEEEPEGSVEMSLQEEIQRVTSIKASAKIKSFDLILSPKGELKATLLLQNNTIESYILIPSAQVPQVVRASKITIGGHRSDVRTLAFSSDNIAVLSAAAESVKIWNRSTLQCIRTMACEYALCSLFVPGDRQVIIGTKTGKLQLYDLASGSLLETLAAHDGALWSISLSPDQRGFVTGGADKCVKFWDFELVKDENGTQKRLSMKQTRILQLDEDVLCVRYSPNQKLLAISLLDCTVKIFYTDTLKFFLSLYGHKLPVLCMDISYDGALIATGSADRNVKIWGLDFGDCHRSLFAHDDSVMTLQFVHKSHLFFTAGKDHKIKQWDADKFEHIQTLEGHHQEVWCLALSPSGDYIVSSSHDKSLRLWERTREPLILEEEREMQREAEYEESVAKEEQPVVAGETQGETGLAGKKTIETVKAAERIMEAIELYREETAKLKEHRAICKAAGKEVPLPVNPILQAYGNISPSAYVLEVFKKVKSSELEESLLVLPFSYVPDLLVLFNEHVQWGSEVELLCRALLFLLRIHFGRITSNQLLVTVIENLKKTTISKVSEVRNVLGFNMAGLQFLKREVEAKDEVTFFADATDRFEEKRRKRKKKEKLVLAMV; via the exons ATGGGTCTCACCAAGCAATATCTGCGCTACACAGCTAGTGCATTGTTTGGAGTGATTGCTAGCCAGAAAGGCAACATCGTCTATGTGACCCTGCGGGGCGAAAAGGGCCGCTATGTGGCAGTGCCAGCTTGTGAGCATGTCTTCATCTGGGACACCCGGAAAGGCGAGAAG GTTCTCATCCTTCAGGGTCTCAAGCAGGAGGTCACTTCTCTCTGCCCATCCCCAGATGGGTTGCACTTGGCTGTTGGATATGAGGATGGATCAATCCGTGTCTTCAGCCTCCTAAGTGGTGAAGGGAATGTCACTTTCAATGGACATAAGGCTGCAGTTATGACTCTACAGTATGATCAGCTGGGAGGCAGACTGGTGTCTGGTTCAAAG GACACAGACGTCATTGTGTGGGATGTCATCAACGAGAGTGGGTTGTACCGGCTGAGGGGGCACAAGGATGCTGTCACGCAGGCGCTCTTCTTGAGAGAGAAGAACCTCCTGGTTACCAG tggtAAAGACACCTTTGTGAAGTGGTGGGACTTGGATACGCAGCACTGCTTCAAAACGCTGGTTGGACACCGTACTGag GTGTGGGGACTAGCCTTTGTGTCACAAGAGAAGCGTCTCATCACTGGCGCTGCAGACAGTGAGCTCAGGGTGTGGAACATCACCTACATCCAGGAG CAGGCAACAGACCCTAATGAGCCAGAATCCAAGAAAAGCAAAGAGTCTCTAGCTAAAGCAGAAAAGACTTCTGAAGTGGATGAGATCTCAGACCTGGATGAGACGCCGGAGGAG CGCCTCCTGAGGTGCAACAAAGCTGGCTCCATCATGCGGGAAGGAAGAGACCGAGTAGTTACTCTCGCCACTGACCGGACAGGCAGGATCCTAGCCTGCCAT GGAACAGACTCTGTTCTGGAAGTATTTTGTGTCCTTACTGAGGATGAAATttgcaagaaaaaggaaaagaaaatgagaaaagcaaagaaaaaagccAA ACCGAagtctgaggaggaggaagaggagcctGAAGGAAGCGTTGAGATGAGTCTGCAAGAAGAGATTCAGCGAGTCACTAGCATCAAAGCTTCTGCTAAAATCAA GTCGTTTGACTTGATTCTGTCTCCGAAAGGAGAGCTGAAGGCCACCTTACTGCTCCAGAACAACACCATCGAGTCATACATCCTGATCCCATCAGCACAGGTCCCCCAAGTTGTCCGTGCATCCAAGATAACCATTGGAGGTCACCGCAGTGATGTCAGGACACTGGCTTTTAGCTCTGACAACATTGCTGtcctctcagctgctgctgaatctGTTAAGATCTGGAACAG GTCGACCCTGCAGTGTATCCGGACTATGGCGTGCGAGTATGCGCTCTGCTCACTCTTTGTCCCGGGAGATCGGCAGGTCATCATAGGAACTAAG ACAGGGAAGCTGCAGCTGTATGATTTGGCCTCTGGGAGTCTGCTAGAGACACTTGCAGCGCACGATGGGGCCCTGTGGTCCATCTCCCTTTCACCAGACCAG CGTGGCTTTGTAACAGGAGGTGCTGATAAATGTGTCAAGTTTTGGGATTTTGAGCTGGTGAAGGATGAGAATGGCACACAAAAGAG GCTCTCCATGAAGCAGACACGCATCTTGCAGCTGGATGAGGACGTTCTCTGTGTGCGTTACAGCCCCAACCAGAAGCTGCTGGCCATCTCCTTATTGGATTGCACTGTGAAAATCTTCTACACAGACACGCTCAAG tttttcctgtCTCTGTATGGACACAAGCTGCCAGTGCTCTGTATGGATATCTCCTAT GACGGGGCCTTAATTGCAACTGGCTCTGCTGATAGGAATGTGAAGATCTGGGGCTTGGACTTCGGCGACTGTCACCGGTCTCTCTTTGCTCACGATGACAG TGTGATGACCCTCCAGTTTGTGCACAAGTCCCATCTCTTCTTCACGGCCGGGAAGGACCACAAGATTAAGCAGTGGGATGCGGATAAGTTTGAGCACATCCAGACCCTGGAG ggacaccaccaggaggtgTGGTGCTTGGCACTCAGTCCAAGCGGAGACTACATCGTGTCTTCATCGCATGATAAATCCCTCCGCCTTTGGGAAAGGACAAGGGAGCCACTCATcctggaagaggagagggagatg CAAAGGGAAGCTGAATACGAGGAGAGCGTGGCTAAGGAAGAGCAGCCTGTG GTGGCTGGCGAGACCCAGGGAGAGACTGGATTAGCAGGAAAGAAGACCATTGAAACTGTCAAAGCG GCTGAGCGGATCATGGAAGCTATCGAGCTGTACAGAGAAGAGACTGCAAAACTGAAGGAGCACCGGGCCATATGTAAAGCTGCTGGGAAAGAG GTTCCCCTTCCTGTCAACCCCATCCTTCAGGCCTATGGAAATATTTCA CCCTCAGCATATGTGCTAGAAGTTTTCAAGAAAGTCAAATCAAG TgagctggaggagtctctgcTGGTGCTGCCCTTCTCGTATGTGCCTGACCTGCTTGTGCTCTTTAATGAGCATGTCCAGTGGGGCTCGGAGGTGGAACTCCTCTGCCGTGCGCTCCTCTTTCTGCTCAG GATACACTTTGGGCGCATCACAAGCAATCAGCTGCTCGTGACAGTGATAGAGAATCTGAAGAAAACCACCATTTCCAAAGTCAGTGAGGTCAGG AATGTGCTGGGCTTCAATATGGCTGGGCTGCAGTTCCTGAAGAGAGAGGTTGAGGCCAAGGACGAGGTGACTTTCTTTGCTGATGCAACCGACCGTTttgaggagaagaggaggaagaggaagaaaaaagagaAGCTGGTTCTCGCGATGGTTTAG
- the WDR3 gene encoding WD repeat-containing protein 3 isoform X2, whose protein sequence is MGLTKQYLRYTASALFGVIASQKGNIVYVTLRGEKGRYVAVPACEHVFIWDTRKGEKVLILQGLKQEVTSLCPSPDGLHLAVGYEDGSIRVFSLLSGEGNVTFNGHKAAVMTLQYDQLGGRLVSGSKDTDVIVWDVINESGLYRLRGHKDAVTQALFLREKNLLVTSGKDTFVKWWDLDTQHCFKTLVGHRTEVWGLAFVSQEKRLITGAADSELRVWNITYIQEATDPNEPESKKSKESLAKAEKTSEVDEISDLDETPEERLLRCNKAGSIMREGRDRVVTLATDRTGRILACHGTDSVLEVFCVLTEDEICKKKEKKMRKAKKKAKPKSEEEEEEPEGSVEMSLQEEIQRVTSIKASAKIKSFDLILSPKGELKATLLLQNNTIESYILIPSAQVPQVVRASKITIGGHRSDVRTLAFSSDNIAVLSAAAESVKIWNRSTLQCIRTMACEYALCSLFVPGDRQVIIGTKTGKLQLYDLASGSLLETLAAHDGALWSISLSPDQRGFVTGGADKCVKFWDFELVKDENGTQKRLSMKQTRILQLDEDVLCVRYSPNQKLLAISLLDCTVKIFYTDTLKFFLSLYGHKLPVLCMDISYDGALIATGSADRNVKIWGLDFGDCHRSLFAHDDSVMTLQFVHKSHLFFTAGKDHKIKQWDADKFEHIQTLEGHHQEVWCLALSPSGDYIVSSSHDKSLRLWERTREPLILEEEREMQREAEYEESVAKEEQPVVAGETQGETGLAGKKTIETVKAAERIMEAIELYREETAKLKEHRAICKAAGKEVPLPVNPILQAYGNISPSAYVLEVFKKVKSSELEESLLVLPFSYVPDLLVLFNEHVQWGSEVELLCRALLFLLRIHFGRITSNQLLVTVIENLKKTTISKVSEVRNVLGFNMAGLQFLKREVEAKDEVTFFADATDRFEEKRRKRKKKEKLVLAMV, encoded by the exons ATGGGTCTCACCAAGCAATATCTGCGCTACACAGCTAGTGCATTGTTTGGAGTGATTGCTAGCCAGAAAGGCAACATCGTCTATGTGACCCTGCGGGGCGAAAAGGGCCGCTATGTGGCAGTGCCAGCTTGTGAGCATGTCTTCATCTGGGACACCCGGAAAGGCGAGAAG GTTCTCATCCTTCAGGGTCTCAAGCAGGAGGTCACTTCTCTCTGCCCATCCCCAGATGGGTTGCACTTGGCTGTTGGATATGAGGATGGATCAATCCGTGTCTTCAGCCTCCTAAGTGGTGAAGGGAATGTCACTTTCAATGGACATAAGGCTGCAGTTATGACTCTACAGTATGATCAGCTGGGAGGCAGACTGGTGTCTGGTTCAAAG GACACAGACGTCATTGTGTGGGATGTCATCAACGAGAGTGGGTTGTACCGGCTGAGGGGGCACAAGGATGCTGTCACGCAGGCGCTCTTCTTGAGAGAGAAGAACCTCCTGGTTACCAG tggtAAAGACACCTTTGTGAAGTGGTGGGACTTGGATACGCAGCACTGCTTCAAAACGCTGGTTGGACACCGTACTGag GTGTGGGGACTAGCCTTTGTGTCACAAGAGAAGCGTCTCATCACTGGCGCTGCAGACAGTGAGCTCAGGGTGTGGAACATCACCTACATCCAGGAG GCAACAGACCCTAATGAGCCAGAATCCAAGAAAAGCAAAGAGTCTCTAGCTAAAGCAGAAAAGACTTCTGAAGTGGATGAGATCTCAGACCTGGATGAGACGCCGGAGGAG CGCCTCCTGAGGTGCAACAAAGCTGGCTCCATCATGCGGGAAGGAAGAGACCGAGTAGTTACTCTCGCCACTGACCGGACAGGCAGGATCCTAGCCTGCCAT GGAACAGACTCTGTTCTGGAAGTATTTTGTGTCCTTACTGAGGATGAAATttgcaagaaaaaggaaaagaaaatgagaaaagcaaagaaaaaagccAA ACCGAagtctgaggaggaggaagaggagcctGAAGGAAGCGTTGAGATGAGTCTGCAAGAAGAGATTCAGCGAGTCACTAGCATCAAAGCTTCTGCTAAAATCAA GTCGTTTGACTTGATTCTGTCTCCGAAAGGAGAGCTGAAGGCCACCTTACTGCTCCAGAACAACACCATCGAGTCATACATCCTGATCCCATCAGCACAGGTCCCCCAAGTTGTCCGTGCATCCAAGATAACCATTGGAGGTCACCGCAGTGATGTCAGGACACTGGCTTTTAGCTCTGACAACATTGCTGtcctctcagctgctgctgaatctGTTAAGATCTGGAACAG GTCGACCCTGCAGTGTATCCGGACTATGGCGTGCGAGTATGCGCTCTGCTCACTCTTTGTCCCGGGAGATCGGCAGGTCATCATAGGAACTAAG ACAGGGAAGCTGCAGCTGTATGATTTGGCCTCTGGGAGTCTGCTAGAGACACTTGCAGCGCACGATGGGGCCCTGTGGTCCATCTCCCTTTCACCAGACCAG CGTGGCTTTGTAACAGGAGGTGCTGATAAATGTGTCAAGTTTTGGGATTTTGAGCTGGTGAAGGATGAGAATGGCACACAAAAGAG GCTCTCCATGAAGCAGACACGCATCTTGCAGCTGGATGAGGACGTTCTCTGTGTGCGTTACAGCCCCAACCAGAAGCTGCTGGCCATCTCCTTATTGGATTGCACTGTGAAAATCTTCTACACAGACACGCTCAAG tttttcctgtCTCTGTATGGACACAAGCTGCCAGTGCTCTGTATGGATATCTCCTAT GACGGGGCCTTAATTGCAACTGGCTCTGCTGATAGGAATGTGAAGATCTGGGGCTTGGACTTCGGCGACTGTCACCGGTCTCTCTTTGCTCACGATGACAG TGTGATGACCCTCCAGTTTGTGCACAAGTCCCATCTCTTCTTCACGGCCGGGAAGGACCACAAGATTAAGCAGTGGGATGCGGATAAGTTTGAGCACATCCAGACCCTGGAG ggacaccaccaggaggtgTGGTGCTTGGCACTCAGTCCAAGCGGAGACTACATCGTGTCTTCATCGCATGATAAATCCCTCCGCCTTTGGGAAAGGACAAGGGAGCCACTCATcctggaagaggagagggagatg CAAAGGGAAGCTGAATACGAGGAGAGCGTGGCTAAGGAAGAGCAGCCTGTG GTGGCTGGCGAGACCCAGGGAGAGACTGGATTAGCAGGAAAGAAGACCATTGAAACTGTCAAAGCG GCTGAGCGGATCATGGAAGCTATCGAGCTGTACAGAGAAGAGACTGCAAAACTGAAGGAGCACCGGGCCATATGTAAAGCTGCTGGGAAAGAG GTTCCCCTTCCTGTCAACCCCATCCTTCAGGCCTATGGAAATATTTCA CCCTCAGCATATGTGCTAGAAGTTTTCAAGAAAGTCAAATCAAG TgagctggaggagtctctgcTGGTGCTGCCCTTCTCGTATGTGCCTGACCTGCTTGTGCTCTTTAATGAGCATGTCCAGTGGGGCTCGGAGGTGGAACTCCTCTGCCGTGCGCTCCTCTTTCTGCTCAG GATACACTTTGGGCGCATCACAAGCAATCAGCTGCTCGTGACAGTGATAGAGAATCTGAAGAAAACCACCATTTCCAAAGTCAGTGAGGTCAGG AATGTGCTGGGCTTCAATATGGCTGGGCTGCAGTTCCTGAAGAGAGAGGTTGAGGCCAAGGACGAGGTGACTTTCTTTGCTGATGCAACCGACCGTTttgaggagaagaggaggaagaggaagaaaaaagagaAGCTGGTTCTCGCGATGGTTTAG